Proteins encoded together in one Balneolaceae bacterium window:
- a CDS encoding flagellin, with translation MSFGDINRVNTNLQALSSQYSLNKINSRLADNQLKLSTGLRINKAEDDAAGFSIASKLSGRIAGLEQASRNVGDAKSMLDVAESGINSIMDIMVEMKSKATQGANGTLGATERGYIKDQIESLGAEIDSIVDSTTFQGTDLLKGTTDVSGTFGTNDNNVGTQVGDGLAHEGISLTFQVGEGSADTKTVELMDMSVDNLFESSGGGTLTLAGSAASDFNSFLDEIDNAINRVATNTNQMGIDQNSLSIRQENLSQQVTSNSAARSRIQDADFAKIQSESVKLQIMQQTATSALAQANTSPQAVLGFLGG, from the coding sequence ATGTCTTTTGGAGATATCAACAGAGTGAATACCAACCTGCAGGCCTTGTCCTCGCAGTATTCACTCAACAAAATCAACAGCCGGCTGGCTGACAACCAGCTCAAGCTGTCCACGGGGCTCCGGATCAACAAGGCCGAAGACGACGCCGCCGGCTTCAGTATCGCATCCAAGCTCTCGGGCCGCATCGCCGGCCTGGAGCAGGCCTCACGCAACGTGGGCGACGCCAAGTCGATGCTCGACGTGGCCGAAAGCGGCATCAACTCGATCATGGACATCATGGTCGAGATGAAGTCCAAGGCCACCCAGGGCGCCAACGGCACCCTCGGGGCCACCGAACGCGGTTACATTAAAGATCAGATCGAATCGCTGGGAGCGGAAATCGACAGCATTGTCGACTCCACCACCTTCCAGGGCACCGACCTGCTCAAAGGCACCACCGACGTCTCGGGCACCTTCGGCACCAACGACAACAACGTCGGAACCCAGGTAGGCGACGGATTGGCCCATGAGGGTATTTCACTCACCTTCCAGGTGGGCGAAGGCTCCGCCGACACCAAGACAGTGGAGCTGATGGACATGTCCGTGGACAACCTCTTCGAGTCGTCCGGCGGCGGAACGCTCACCCTGGCCGGTTCGGCCGCGAGCGATTTCAACAGCTTCCTGGACGAAATCGACAACGCCATCAACCGCGTCGCCACCAACACCAACCAGATGGGTATCGACCAGAACTCCCTGTCCATCCGGCAGGAGAATCTGTCGCAGCAAGTCACGTCCAACTCCGCGGCCCGAAGCCGCATCCAGGACGCCGACTTCGCCAAGATCCAGAGCGAGTCCGTGAAGCTGCAGATCATGCAGCAGACCGCGACCAGCGCCCTGGCGCAGGCCAACACCAGCCCGCAGGCCGTTCTCGGCTTCCTGGGCGGTTAA
- a CDS encoding flagellin encodes MSFGDINRVNTNLQALSSQYSLNKINSRLADNQLKLSTGLRINRAEDDAAGFSIASKLSGRIAGLEQAERNVGDAKSMLDVAETGVNSIMDILVEMKSKATQAGTDSIGSDERGYIADQLEALATEINSIVDSTSFQGTKMLEGNGTDTDGDADGTGTQSFTFQVGEGSGDTKQVDIDALAVNTLFSGLIDTDPDVGTNDENIGVFDHDTTNDTSTEARGELKIADDAAASEFRDFIGNIDTAIGTVAGVINQMGIDQNSLSIRQENLSQAITSNSAARSRIQDADFAKIQSESVKLQIMQQTATSALAQANTSPQAVLGFLGG; translated from the coding sequence ATGTCTTTCGGAGATATCAACAGAGTGAATACCAACCTGCAGGCCCTGTCCTCGCAGTATTCGCTCAACAAAATCAACAGCCGGCTGGCCGACAACCAGCTCAAGCTGTCCACCGGCCTCCGGATTAACCGGGCCGAGGACGACGCCGCCGGCTTCAGTATCGCATCCAAGCTCTCGGGCCGCATCGCCGGCCTCGAGCAGGCAGAGCGCAACGTGGGCGACGCCAAGTCGATGCTCGACGTGGCCGAAACCGGCGTCAATTCGATCATGGACATCCTGGTCGAGATGAAGTCGAAAGCCACCCAGGCCGGTACCGATTCCATCGGTTCCGACGAGCGCGGCTACATTGCCGACCAGCTCGAGGCCCTGGCCACCGAGATCAACAGCATTGTCGACTCCACCAGCTTTCAGGGCACCAAGATGCTCGAAGGTAACGGAACAGACACCGACGGCGACGCCGACGGTACCGGAACCCAGTCCTTCACCTTCCAGGTGGGCGAGGGCTCCGGCGACACCAAACAGGTAGACATCGACGCGCTGGCCGTCAACACCCTCTTCTCGGGACTCATCGACACCGATCCCGACGTGGGTACCAACGACGAGAACATCGGCGTGTTCGACCACGACACCACCAACGACACCAGCACCGAAGCACGCGGCGAACTCAAGATCGCTGACGACGCGGCCGCCTCGGAGTTCCGCGACTTCATCGGGAACATCGACACAGCCATCGGAACGGTAGCCGGCGTCATCAACCAGATGGGTATCGACCAAAACTCCCTGTCCATCCGGCAGGAGAATCTTTCGCAGGCCATCACGTCCAACTCCGCGGCCCGAAGCCGCATCCAGGACGCCGACTTCGCCAAGATCCAGAGCGAGTCCGTGAAGCTGCAGATCATGCAGCAGACCGCGACCAGCGCCCTGGCGCAGGCCAACACCAGCCCGCAGGCCGTTCTCGGCTTCCTGGGCGGTTAA
- a CDS encoding flagellin, with amino-acid sequence MSFGDINRVNTNLQALSSQYSLNKINSRLVDNQLKLSTGLRINKAEDDAAGFSIASKLSGRIAGLEQAQRNVGDAKSMLDIAESGFDSLMDIMVEMKSKATQAANDSLGTTERGYLKTQIEALSQEINEIADQTTFQGTALMDGASLTFQVGEGSGDTKAVSIASSRADDFFGTGSTAISASSDTTGITLTDATRGTFNTFLDNVDSAIDTLAGTVNQLGIDQNSLSIRQENLSQQVTSNSAARSRIQDADFAKIQSESVKLQIMQQTATSALAQANTSPQAVLGFLGG; translated from the coding sequence ATGTCCTTTGGAGATATCAATAGGGTGAATACCAACCTGCAGGCTCTCTCCTCGCAGTATTCACTCAACAAAATCAACAGCCGGCTGGTCGACAACCAGCTCAAGCTGTCCACCGGCCTGAGAATCAACAAGGCCGAGGACGACGCCGCCGGCTTCAGTATAGCGTCCAAACTCTCGGGCCGCATCGCCGGCCTGGAGCAGGCGCAACGCAACGTGGGCGACGCCAAGTCGATGCTGGACATCGCGGAATCGGGTTTCGATTCCCTGATGGACATCATGGTCGAGATGAAGTCCAAGGCCACCCAGGCCGCCAACGATTCCCTCGGCACCACCGAGCGAGGCTACCTGAAAACCCAGATCGAGGCGCTCAGCCAGGAGATCAACGAAATCGCCGACCAGACCACCTTCCAGGGCACGGCCCTGATGGACGGCGCCAGTCTCACCTTCCAGGTGGGCGAAGGCTCCGGCGACACGAAGGCCGTCAGCATCGCGTCCTCGCGTGCCGATGACTTCTTCGGGACCGGAAGCACGGCAATCAGTGCCTCCAGCGACACCACCGGCATCACGCTGACCGACGCCACCCGGGGAACTTTCAACACCTTCCTCGACAACGTGGACTCGGCCATCGACACCCTTGCCGGCACCGTCAACCAGCTGGGCATCGACCAGAACTCCCTGTCCATCCGGCAGGAGAATCTGTCGCAGCAAGTCACGTCCAACTCCGCGGCCCGAAGCCGCATCCAGGACGCCGACTTCGCCAAGATCCAGAGCGAATCCGTGAAACTGCAGATCATGCAGCAGACCGCGACCAGCGCACTGGCCCAGGCCAACACCAGCCCGCAGGCCGTTCTCGGCTTCCTGGGCGGTTAA
- a CDS encoding flagellin produces MSFGDINRVNTNLQAMSSQYSLNKINSRLADNQLKLSTGLRINKAEDDAAGFSIASKLSGRIAGLEQAQRNVGDAKSMLDIAESGFDSLMDIMVEMKSKATQAANDSLGTTERGYLKTQIEALSEEINKIADQTTFQGTALMDGASLTFQVGEGSGDTKSVSISSSRADDLFSTASGAISAVDTDDGITLTDATRGTFNTLLGNVDTAIDTLASTVNQIGIDQNSLSIRQENLSQAVTSNSAARSRIQDADFAKIQSESVKMQIMQQTATSALAQANTSPQAVLGFLGGG; encoded by the coding sequence ATGTCTTTTGGTGATATCAACAGGGTGAATACCAACCTGCAGGCCATGTCCTCGCAGTATTCGCTCAATAAAATCAACAGCCGGCTGGCCGACAACCAGCTCAAGCTGTCCACCGGCCTGAGGATCAACAAGGCCGAGGACGACGCCGCCGGATTCTCTATCGCATCCAAGCTTTCGGGCCGCATCGCCGGCCTGGAGCAGGCGCAGCGCAACGTAGGAGACGCCAAATCGATGCTGGACATCGCGGAATCGGGTTTCGATTCCCTGATGGACATCATGGTCGAGATGAAGTCCAAGGCCACCCAGGCCGCCAACGACTCCCTCGGCACCACCGAGCGGGGCTACCTGAAAACCCAGATCGAGGCGCTCAGCGAAGAGATCAACAAGATCGCCGACCAGACCACTTTCCAGGGTACGGCCCTGATGGACGGCGCCAGCCTCACCTTCCAGGTGGGCGAAGGCTCCGGCGACACGAAGTCGGTGAGCATCTCGTCCTCGCGGGCTGACGACCTGTTTTCGACTGCCAGCGGCGCGATCAGCGCGGTGGACACTGACGACGGCATCACGCTGACCGACGCCACCCGGGGAACCTTCAACACCCTGCTGGGCAACGTAGACACCGCCATCGACACCCTGGCGAGCACCGTCAACCAAATAGGAATTGACCAGAATTCCCTGTCCATCCGACAGGAAAACCTTTCGCAAGCCGTCACGTCCAACTCTGCGGCACGAAGCCGCATCCAGGACGCCGACTTCGCGAAGATCCAGAGCGAGTCCGTGAAGATGCAGATCATGCAGCAGACCGCGACCAGCGCTCTGGCCCAAGCTAACACCAGCCCCCAGGCCGTTCTCGGATTCCTGGGCGGTGGATAA